From Streptomyces asiaticus, one genomic window encodes:
- a CDS encoding glycoside hydrolase family 48 protein has protein sequence MRRLVTTLAAALSLPVAMTAAGGAAPAHAAAVQCGVDYKTNDWGSGFTADLTITNPGTDAIDGWTLTYDYAGNQKLGNGWNGSWSQSGKTVTVTNAGHNAKIAAGGNVTTGAQFTYSGTNAAPTSFAVNGVACRGAHQPPIAVLSSPSPGAVFSSGGTVPMTATAAAADGATISKVEFYSDTKLLGTDTTSPYAFDYTDVPAGDYSLYAKAYDSQGAAAESTPVGIHVAAGPALVASPGQLGVQQGRTGTFGVKLSTKPSGDVTVSVARTSGNTGLTITSGATLTFTPANWDTAQQVTVAAANSGTGAATFTATAAGHTKAEVTVTQLAAAKVYDARFLDLYNKITAPSAGYFSPEGVPYHSVETLIVEAPDHGHETTSEAYSYLIWLQAMYGKVTGDWAKFNNAWDLMEKYMIPTHADQPTNSFYNASKPATYAPEWDQPSQYPSQLNGNVPVGNDPIAAELKSAYGTDDIYGMHWIQDVDNVYGYGNAPGKCEAGPSDTGPSYVNTFQRGPQESVWETVTQPTCDSFKYGGKNGYLDLFTGDAAYAKQWKFTNAPDADARVVQAAYWASEWAKAQGKGGQISGNIAKAAKMGDYLRYAMYDKYFKKIGNCVGETGCPAGSGKNSSHYLLSWYYAWGGATDTSAGWSWRIGSSHAHGGYQNPMAAWALSSYADLKPKSATGASDWSTSLKRQLEFYRWLQSSEGAIAGGATNSWQGRYATPPSGTSTFYGMYYDEKPVYHDPPSNQWFGFQAWSMERVAEYYNRTGDASAKTVLDKWVKWALSKTTVNANGTYQIPSTLQWSGQPDTWNASSPGANANLHVTVADYTNDVGVAAAYAKTLSYYAAKSGDTKARDTAKALLDGMWDNYQDALGIAVPETRADYNRFDDPVYVPSGWTGTMPNGDKIDSGSIFMSIRSFYKNDPAWSKVEAYLKGGAVPSFTYHRFWAQADIALAMGSYADLFE, from the coding sequence ATGAGACGGCTGGTGACCACCCTCGCCGCCGCCCTCTCGCTCCCCGTGGCCATGACCGCGGCGGGCGGCGCCGCCCCCGCGCACGCCGCGGCGGTCCAGTGCGGGGTCGACTACAAGACCAATGACTGGGGCTCCGGCTTCACCGCCGATCTCACCATCACCAACCCCGGCACCGACGCGATCGACGGCTGGACCCTCACGTACGACTACGCGGGCAACCAGAAGCTCGGCAACGGCTGGAACGGCAGCTGGTCGCAGTCCGGCAAGACCGTCACCGTCACCAACGCCGGGCACAACGCGAAGATCGCGGCCGGGGGCAATGTCACCACCGGCGCCCAGTTCACCTACAGCGGCACCAACGCCGCCCCCACCTCCTTCGCCGTCAACGGCGTGGCCTGCCGGGGCGCCCATCAGCCGCCCATCGCGGTGCTGAGCAGCCCGTCACCCGGCGCCGTCTTCAGCTCCGGCGGCACCGTCCCGATGACGGCCACGGCCGCGGCGGCCGACGGGGCGACGATCAGCAAGGTGGAGTTCTACAGCGACACCAAGCTTCTCGGCACCGACACCACCTCCCCGTACGCCTTCGACTACACGGACGTCCCGGCCGGCGACTACTCGCTCTACGCCAAGGCGTACGACAGCCAGGGCGCCGCCGCCGAGTCCACCCCCGTCGGCATCCATGTGGCGGCCGGGCCCGCGCTGGTGGCCAGTCCCGGGCAGCTCGGGGTGCAGCAGGGCAGGACCGGGACCTTCGGCGTCAAGCTGTCCACCAAGCCGTCCGGAGACGTCACCGTCTCCGTCGCCCGCACCTCGGGCAACACCGGCCTGACGATCACCTCGGGCGCCACCCTCACCTTCACCCCCGCCAACTGGGACACCGCGCAGCAGGTGACCGTCGCCGCCGCGAACTCCGGCACCGGCGCCGCGACCTTCACCGCGACCGCCGCCGGCCACACCAAGGCCGAGGTCACCGTCACCCAGCTGGCCGCCGCGAAGGTCTACGACGCCCGCTTCCTGGACCTCTACAACAAGATCACCGCACCCTCGGCGGGCTACTTCTCGCCCGAGGGCGTTCCGTACCACTCGGTGGAGACCCTGATCGTCGAGGCCCCCGACCACGGCCATGAGACGACCTCCGAGGCGTACAGCTATCTGATCTGGCTCCAGGCGATGTACGGCAAGGTCACCGGCGACTGGGCCAAGTTCAACAACGCGTGGGACCTCATGGAGAAGTACATGATCCCCACCCACGCCGACCAGCCCACCAACAGCTTCTACAACGCCTCCAAGCCGGCCACCTACGCCCCCGAATGGGACCAGCCCTCCCAGTACCCCTCGCAGCTCAACGGCAATGTCCCGGTCGGCAACGACCCCATCGCCGCCGAGCTGAAGAGCGCGTACGGCACCGATGACATCTACGGCATGCACTGGATCCAGGACGTCGACAACGTCTACGGCTACGGCAACGCGCCCGGCAAGTGCGAGGCGGGCCCGAGCGACACCGGCCCCAGCTATGTCAACACCTTCCAGCGGGGCCCGCAGGAGTCGGTCTGGGAGACCGTGACCCAGCCCACCTGCGACAGCTTCAAGTACGGCGGCAAGAACGGCTATCTGGACCTGTTCACCGGCGACGCCGCGTACGCCAAGCAGTGGAAGTTCACCAACGCCCCCGACGCCGACGCCCGGGTCGTCCAGGCCGCCTACTGGGCCTCGGAGTGGGCCAAGGCACAGGGCAAGGGCGGCCAGATCTCCGGCAACATCGCCAAGGCCGCCAAGATGGGCGACTATCTGCGCTACGCGATGTACGACAAGTACTTCAAGAAGATCGGTAACTGTGTCGGGGAGACCGGCTGCCCGGCCGGGAGCGGCAAGAACAGCTCCCACTACCTGCTGTCCTGGTACTACGCCTGGGGCGGCGCCACCGACACCTCCGCGGGCTGGTCCTGGCGCATCGGCTCCAGCCACGCCCACGGCGGCTACCAGAACCCCATGGCGGCCTGGGCCCTGAGCTCGTACGCCGACCTCAAGCCCAAGTCAGCGACAGGCGCGAGCGACTGGTCCACCAGCCTCAAGCGCCAGCTGGAGTTCTACCGCTGGCTCCAGTCCAGCGAGGGTGCCATCGCGGGCGGCGCCACCAACAGCTGGCAGGGCCGCTACGCCACGCCGCCGTCGGGCACGTCCACCTTCTACGGCATGTACTACGACGAGAAACCGGTCTACCACGACCCGCCGTCCAACCAGTGGTTCGGCTTCCAGGCGTGGTCCATGGAGCGCGTCGCGGAGTACTACAACCGCACCGGTGACGCCTCCGCGAAGACGGTCCTGGACAAGTGGGTGAAGTGGGCGCTGTCCAAGACCACGGTCAACGCCAATGGCACCTACCAGATCCCGTCCACCCTCCAGTGGTCCGGCCAGCCCGACACCTGGAACGCCTCCAGCCCCGGCGCCAACGCGAACCTGCACGTCACCGTCGCCGACTACACCAATGACGTCGGTGTGGCGGCCGCGTACGCCAAGACCCTGTCCTACTACGCCGCCAAGTCCGGCGACACCAAGGCCAGGGACACCGCGAAGGCGCTGCTGGACGGCATGTGGGACAACTACCAGGACGCCCTCGGCATCGCGGTCCCCGAGACCCGCGCCGACTACAACCGCTTCGACGACCCGGTCTACGTGCCCAGCGGCTGGACCGGGACCATGCCGAACGGTGACAAGATCGACTCCGGCTCCATCTTCATGTCGATCCGCTCCTTCTACAAGAACGACCCGGCCTGGTCGAAGGTCGAGGCGTATCTGAAGGGCGGCGCGGTGCCCAGCTTCACGTACCACCGGTTCTGGGCCCAGGCGGACATCGCGCTGGCGATGGGGTCGTACGCGGACCTCTTCGAATAG